From the genome of Prunus persica cultivar Lovell chromosome G8, Prunus_persica_NCBIv2, whole genome shotgun sequence:
atattttttctgttaagatttttgggttgttgAATTAGGGCTGCCACCAATTAGGTTATGCTGTGTTGTGATGATTatttaaaattgacaaagaaatTATGAACTGTTAGTTTCATTATACAAATTAGGGCTGCTAGCATTTAGGTTCTTCTgttaaattattctaattaGGGCTGCTACcaattcatttttgttttatgaaattagGTTCTGTGAAACTACTAGGTTTTGTTTCTGCTGCTGTGttaattatgtttatgtttctttttgttaaatagGTTGTGCTGCATGCTAGGTCTGTTTTGATTGgttagtttctgtttttattaaaGAATAGATGGAAGAGTGATGATATATTTGCAATCTAACATTGTTCATGCATgatacttcaatttttttgaacaaATTATGGTTACATATTAAAGATTAAGACATGCAgttcaaattttggttttaattttaggatttttttttttttttggagcagtgggtatttaagggtatttggtttgaatttggtttgaatttaTGAAAGGAATGAAGCTTGTTTATAACCTAACCCTTTTTTTGATTTCAGTCACAGTTGTTTAGCATCGCTGCTGCTGTTGAGCTTTGAAAGTTTGGAAAATTTTGTTCAAATGGAGGTAAATATTTGTTGCGAaccctatttttgttttgttttgagttaaTATGTTTGTATTCTGTAATTTGTAAtctatttttgtaatttttttaaatctgtTTTTGTGTTCTGTAATTTGTAATCTGTTTAAATCTGTTTCTTGCATCTTTGGATAGGAAAAATTTGTTTGTACTGTGTTTAAATCTGTAATTTGTAATCTGTTTAAATCTGTTGCTTGCATCTTTGGATagaaaaaatttgtttgtaCTGTGTTTAAATCTGTAATTTGTAATCTGTATGTGATTTAAATCTGTTTTGACTCTGTTTCTTGCATCTTTGAATCggaaaaatctatttttacTGTGTTTAAATCTGATTTTTGGATAAGATATATGTTTAGGGAGTTGTATGCATAGGAAAATCTGTTTTGACAGTTtaaatgtgatttttttaataggatatatgttttaaaatatttatgggTAGTAAAACTTTGTTAGGCTGTGTTTAAATATGGTTTTAATATGTGAAGAGGAACTTGCTTCTAATCAGGATCAAATGCATGGGAATGATGATTATGTACCTTGTAGTGATGTTATTGTACCTCCTACAGCAGCATCACAAAATCCAACATCATCACCATTAGAACCTAGTACCGGGAAAAGGAAACCTTGTAAGAAGGAGAGTGATGTGTGGGAACACTTTGAAAAGTATGATTTGGTATTGGATTTGAAAGGGGTAGATGGgactaaaacaaaagaagttgaaaaaaGGGCTGAATGCAAGTATTGTAGTGCTACTTATGCTAGTGATACCAAGAAAAATGGGACTAACAACATGTGGAAGCATCTAAAGAAACAATGCTTGCAATATCCTTATAGGCACAAGGATAAGAACACATGGACGCTCGCATTTGATGCATCCAAGGGTAATGCTCTTGTTTCTAGGAATTTTAACAAAGATGATTGTTTGGATGCTTGTATTAGGATGGTGGTTCGGGATGAGCTACCTTTTAGCTTTGTGGAGGGTGAAGGGTTTAGTGAATTTTGTAGTGTTGCATGCCCACAGTTTAATCCACCCTCTCATAGAACTCTTGGGAGAAGATTTCTAGAAATGTACCCAAAAATGAAGGAGAAGTTGAAAGTTGACCTTCGTTCACATAGAATATGCCTTACAACTGATACTTGGACATCGGTTCAAAATGTGAATTACATGGTGTTGACTGCCCACTTTGTGGATTCCGACTATAAAATGCACAAAAGGATCCTAAATTTTTGTGTAATTGATAGTCATAAGTGGGAGAGCATTAGGAAATTGCTTGaaaattgtttgattgattggggACATGAGAAAATACTCACAATTACTGCAAATAATGCAGCTACCAATACAAAGGCAATTGAATATgtgaggaagaaaataaatgggtGGAAAGATTCGAATAGTGTGTTAGGAGGAGTTCAAAtgtgtaataacccaaacctaaattaatatttaattagtaatttattaagaggaaaagacaattttgcccttgtaataatttattaaagaaaagttaaCTTTTTGATCGAGAAGGGATTTGATACTTTCACacacaccgttgcgtagagcaagacaaaacgagtccgtagacacaaAGTGGGCTCGAATTGGAGCTTTAACGATGAAAATACGGTTAAAATACTctgaggggcaaaatggtaattttgaaaatcatgattttttttgttaaaacctgatcttcttcttctctctccctcacgATCGTGACACCCTACTCCCTTCAACATTCTCTCTAGCCCAACGCCACCTCCTTTTGTGAACCACCGTCATCGGCCACCCTAAGCCGCAAGACCGGAGCCAAAACGACCGGCCAAGCCTCGCCGTCAGCCTCCGCCCACCTCGACGCCAGCCGCCGGAAAATCACGAAAACTGCCAGTTTTCGTGCGAAACTTCATGGTCGTCGATCTCCGtcatccggccaccaaatcggacgatccaggtatggattttgaacctctcgagctgttctagctgccttTTGGGTACGATTCAATCGGTTCTTAACGTAGGTAATTCGATTTGTGAATTGAAATTCGACCGATTTTGAGATCTCGATTTCGGCTACTTccagtcagtttttggggtaggtcccaGAACAAAAGTGggtccaaatagggtgttatacctagggtaggagtttggagccatggttttgagattttccggcgatacgaaatcgctttgggcacccaacGCAGCCGGCGCATGTGGCGGCGTGTGGGCGAGGGTAGTGAAGTTGCACTATGTCTCgagagatccttaggttgtcacgagcgcataggaattcgcggatctcaatttggataccgtttgagcctcgaacagATTAttgcatattgtgcgatttacGGGTTCAATAtggttgagccgttggatcgtaatctttttcagatatgttaatTTAGACCATTCTAGGATCGTTTAGGATttgacggattgtgaatcggagttcTGGATACTctgaaatcgcgaaccctagggctagggtttagaaatcgtGTGATTGTACaatcgtgatcaatccgaccgtccgatcgagaccaaaccctcgggacatgtgtcctagatatattggaacttctagaggcttccggatcatattATGAGGTCATAGACCCGCGGGGTCccgggttgactttttgggactttagcgctttttgagtcccaagatactgctAAACTATTCCAAGCTTTTATGGCCATAGGACCAATGTTAATTTGACACATGtacttctaggagccgggggtcaggatttttaaattaatactatattgtattaatagaatattatggtcattgaatcaggcacccgggcaccagttgacccgcaggagggaccttcaagaggccCAGCGAGCACGGACTACCaatgagtggactctttgtttttataaatgaatttaagcagttcagtttcagttacagtatttgatcttgaataaattttattcaaagattagtgTTATAAGCTGTTATatgcttttgaatattttattttgaatccTGCCGAGTTGAATACCCTTTAAAggatataggaaaagaaattctagttaaTTATTAGATAAATGGCAACAGAATTTTAGAGGTTACagaaattcagttattcaacacattttcttcagaaacttgatattttcctaaaccaccttgtacccagatataCAAATGTTGCCTTCAGTAAATAAGTTGCCTTcagattaaatgttgcctttggattgtattggttgccttcggtttagtcagcatgcttgacagttgccctcCGAGTtctttggtactcgaactcgtgtgaaACGAGTAATGCGAATCAAgtggactacggtcccctgaatcctgcgagttgcggctcggactgaccttGTGTCAATGAGACCTGAGAGTACGtatcacccatggtgatgcaaggaattgacggatattagGAATTGACGGAACTAAGGGATACACCTAGGTAGTAGTTTGaaactgttttcaatgccttaagaaattaatgtgaCCATGAGTATGCTtggcttatatacatgtataattatatgagtgcattgatttcagaaataaagagaataatttagtttgtataactatttttacagtgggcttagtatgttcatatgctattttctaaactttgtttttgggtccactcaccctttttaatgttttgcgcccccaggcagtaagcgtgcacaggaatccgcCATTGGGCCGTTTTCCACCATCCGCGCTTTCCTTTTTGATGTagaacttttgttttgtaaaatgattgactcctttgtaaattcttagtagtcgctctgatattttgccctagacttagaaTTTAACtattggaatgtatatatacgtatgctgacagttggttgtatatatatacttgtttggcaggtgtacatgttttggtattgacccagttacaagggagactgtcgatttttcggtagaagttaactttgttattttatcgtgcttTGTATAAAAGGGCAGTTAGGTCATTCGTGCCCGACatccgccaggtgtcggacacgcacaggatccggctcggattccaaagcgaaATTTGGGTCAGGTCCTGTCAACATGCATATGAGCTGTAGTGCTCATATAATCAACTTGATTGTTAATGAGGGTTTGAAGAGATTAGAAAGCTCAATTGTGGCAATCCGTAATGCGGTCAAGTTTTTGAGGTTCTCACCTTCTCGGTTCAGTTACTTCAAAATGTGTGTTGAGACGGAAAAAATAGAGTGCAAGGGGTTGGTGGTGATGGATGTGCCCACTAGGTGGAACTCCAGTTATTTGATGCTTGATGCGGCATTGAAATTTCGAAAAGCTTTTGATAGAATGGGGGATGATCCCGATTCTTCCTACTTAATGTACTTcaaggaagaggaaggagaTGACGAGAGAATTGAAGGCATTGAAGGAAGTGGGAAAGGGAAGGGAAAGTCTAAGACTAATAAGAGGGTGGGTTTACCTAGTGATGAAGATTGGGAAAAAGTCATGAcatttgtgatgtttttgaAGACCTTCTATGATGTTACTTTAAAAATTTCGGCTTCTTTGCATCCAACATCACACTCAACCTTCCATGATTTGCTTGCCATAGATGGGGAGATTCGGGAGTTGTATAGATATGATGTTACAATTCCTATTGAAGAACAGACAGCCATGGATACTCTTTTAAATGATATGGCAGCatcaatgaagaagaaatatgATAAATATTGGGGTGAACTTCATAAAGTGAACCCATTCTTAATGACAGGAGTTGTGATTGACCCCCAATTCAAGCTTCGCAATTTGAAGCACATCTTTgaagaaatatttgaaaatgatCCTACTTGTGATAGATTGGTGGCTCAAAGGACAAATGAGGTGAAACAACTTCTTATGAATATGTATGAAGTGTATAAGCCTAGTAGTAACAATATAGGTGCTACTAGTACTACCAATGAGAGTGGTGGTAGTACTAACAATGAAACCGactcttctttgatttttggaGGTCGTAAACGAAAAACCATGATGGAaaagtggaaaaaaaattcaacaaaagagTGAGAATGTGGTTATAACACATGAAGTGGATAGGTACTTGTTGGATCCACTTGAATCCATTGATGAGGAGTTTGATGGGCTCAAGTATCCTACTTTGGCATCAATTGCAAAGGATGTGCTTGCAATCCCTACTTTCACAATAGCTTCGGAGTCTTGTTTTAGCACAAGTGGGAGAGTGATTGACTCGTTTCGAAGCTCATTGTCTCCTAGGATGGTTGAGGCTTTGATTTGCTCTCAAAATTGGATAAGGTCCGAAGATATATCTTCATTGCAATATGTGCCAAGCATTGAGGAGATGGAGTTCTATGAATCAATTGAAAtgggtaatattttcatttctataaGTATATTTGAATCcgattattttcttatttttatgtgttCTAACTCAAAttggtttgatttattttattatattttgtagAAATGGGGAGTAAAACATCCACGACAAATTTGAATAAGACTCGTCCCTTCTTAGTGTGATTAAGATATGTTGGAAGGTATTTTTCTTGcatcttattttaattattattttgttgatggtgaaactttgtgttaatttttttaagtgtTGTGTAGGTTGCTTTGTTAAGGCTTTTGGAAGAAAGGATGCAGcagattttttgcaaggatattATCTTTCTGTGTATTTTTGTGATGGGTTGTaatctttaatttcataagtttaatttggtttgtgtattattttttgtcatgGTTTGTAAGAGATTATATTTCCTTTccttggttggttggttgaaTGTGTGAATGTGAGATTCATTTAGTTTAGAAACTTAGATTGGAATGATGGATTTTTATAGGTTGAATTTGCataatttcaagttttgaaagaGAAGTAAAAAGTGTTTTGTGCTTGTTCATAAGAATTTAATAGGTTTtggcaatttgacaacaaaaaaagggttttggcTGAAAGTAAATCTGATTTGGGCTTCGTTTtgctaaaaaaatatgatttgggctttttttgttgaaaatgaaTAAGATTTGGGCTTCTGAAAATGGTAAAAAATTGGCTCAAGCACAAATTGATCAGAACACAGAACCAACCCAAGAACCGAGGCCCATTTGCGGTTTGGCCCAATTTCGGGTTTTACCCTAGACCCGACCCGACCCGAGAACCGAGCTCTCCATCAGTTTGGCCAACAGGTCGGCCAAAATTTGACCCTACCCGAGCCGCACCTAGcctactcaaaacccaccaaatgactcctcccacaacattatgatgttccccaagttttggactcaatccgatatcgattggtccatgaaattggacaattcagggtcgtacgaatttttttatgaaatggagtggttggtgtattgcatagttctacatattagatttcactcaaaacccaccaaatgactcctcccaccatattatgatgttccccaagtgttggGCTCCATCAGGTATTGATTTGTCCACAAAATCggacaattaaggtttgtACAacgttcgttctgaaatgcagtggttggtgtattgcatcaTTTTAGCcagtggatttcactcaaaactcaccaaatgactcctcccacaacattatgatgttccctaagttttagactcaatccgaaatcgattCGTCTATGAAAATGGAGAATtcacgttcgtacgaagttcgttatgaaatggagtggttggtgtagtgcatagttctagagattggatttcactcaaaaccaccaAAGGACTACTCCcataacattatgatgttccccaagttttggactcaatccgatatcgattggtccatgaaattggacaattcaagttcatacgaagttctttctgaaatgcagtggttggtgtattgcatagttctaaagattgcatgtcactcaaaacccaccaaatgactcctcccaccatattatgatgttctccaagtgtTGGGCTCCATCCGATATcaatttgtccatgaaatcggacaattcagattcgtacgaagttcgttctcaaagggagtggttggtgttttgcatagttttacgcagtggatttcactcaaaacttaccaaatgactcctcccacaatattatgatgttccccaagttttggactcaatccgatatcgattggtccacgaaattggacaattcatgtttgtacgaagttcgttttgaaatggagtggttggtgtattgcatagttctagagattagatttcactcaaaacccaccaaatgattcctcccatgattttatgatgttccccaagttttggactcaatccgatatcgattggtccatggaattggacaattaaagttcgtacgaagttctttctgaaatggagtggttggtgtattgaatagttttagccagtcgatttcactcaaaactcaccaattgactcctccgacaacattaagatgttccccaagttttggactcaatccgatatctccacgaaattggacaattcaagttcgtacgaagttcgttctaaaatggagtggttggtgtattgcatcgttTTAGCCaaaggatttcactcaaaactcaccaaatgactcctcccacaacattatgatgttccccaagttttggactcaatccaatatcgattggtccatgaaattggacaattcaggttcgtatgaagttcgttatgaaatggattggttagtgtattgcatcgtTTTAGCcagtggatttcactcaaaactcaccagatgcctcctcccacaacattatgatgttccccaagttttggactcaatccgatatcaattggtccatgaaattggacaattcaggttcgtataaagttcgttcttaaatggagtggttggtgtattgcgtagttttagccagtggatttcactgaaaacacactgaatgactcctcccacaatattatgtgttgtctccaagttttggactcaatccgatatctattggtccatgaaattggacaatacaggttcgtacgaagttctttctgaaatgggatggttggtgtattgcatagttcaagcgattggatttcactcaaaacacaccaaattaatccgcccaccatattatgatgttccccaagttttgggctcattccgatatcgatttgtccatgaaatcgaacaattcaggttcgtacatagttcattctgaaatggagtggttggtgtattgcatagttttagctaatggatttcactcaacactcaccaaatgactcctcccacaacattatgatgttccccaagttttgaactcaatccgatatagatttgcctatgaaattggataattcaggttcgtacgaagttcgttctaaaaggAAGTGGTTCGTGTAccgcatagttctagagagtgcctttcactcaaaatcacccaaggactcctcccacaacattatgatgttcccgaagttttggactcaatccgatatcgattggtccgtgaaattggacaattcaagttcgtacgaagttcgttctgaaatggagtggctggtgtattgtatagttctagagattggatttcactcaaaatcccccaaataactcctcccactatattatgatgttccccaagttttggactccatccgatttcgattggtccgtgaaatcggacaattcatgttcatacgaagttcgttatgaaatggaatggttgttgtattgcatatttctagggattgaatttcacacaaaaccaaccaaatgacttctgccaccgtattatgatgttcctcaagttttggattcaatccgatatcaattggtccatgaaattggagaattcaggttcgtacgaagttcgttctgagatgaagtggttggggtatcgcatagttctagggattagatttcactcaaaacccaccaaatgactcctcctgcgatattatgatgttccccaagtcttgggctcaatccgatatagattggtcactgaaatcggacaatttaggttcgtacgaagttcgttctgaaatggagtggttggtgtattgcatagtgttgaggcccaaaaattcAGGGTTTCGCCTAAATAAATTCTCGGCCCAATGCAATgccttattaagaaaagacccGATTTGGAACATGCAAAAGTTCGTCATTCACGCTCTCACGAGTCATGATccacatgccatgccaaataaatattcaatttGTCATGCTAAGAGTCAAAATAAGCACTAGCTCTATAAACCCATGCTAATTATCCCTTCAATCATCATAACTAAAAAACATGCCAAgcgacatgccatgccaagcaggAAATTATTATTTCACAACcaaccacgctacaagcttaagtgggcccaagccacgcaaaCGCTTgtggcttgcttgagtgggttgtggtatggatggtaataagttgtcatgaacccattgaTGGGCCAAGAAATAGATGTTCCGGGTTGCTTGGGGGCCTCagaactcaagcccatttcttaggcccaaacatgtgggtgagcacaaaGGAGAAAATTGTCCATTACCTTAGCCAAAATAGCCCATTAGCTTAACCAAAATTAGCCCAACACCTCAACAAAATAGGCCAACACTTGGTGAGGTAGGCCCATTTATTTGATAAACTAACCCATTGTCATAGAAGGCccatgtaactaagataaagACCTGCAAAAGCCTCAACCCCTTGCTGAAAAAATAGAAGCCACGAGGGGAG
Proteins encoded in this window:
- the LOC18787987 gene encoding zinc finger BED domain-containing protein DAYSLEEPER, which gives rise to MVLICEEELASNQDQMHGNDDYVPCSDVIVPPTAASQNPTSSPLEPSTGKRKPCKKESDVWEHFEKYDLVLDLKGVDGTKTKEVEKRAECKYCSATYASDTKKNGTNNMWKHLKKQCLQYPYRHKDKNTWTLAFDASKGNALVSRNFNKDDCLDACIRMVVRDELPFSFVEGEGFSEFCSVACPQFNPPSHRTLGRRFLEMYPKMKEKLKVDLRSHRICLTTDTWTSVQNVNYMVLTAHFVDSDYKMHKRILNFCVIDSHKWESIRKLLENCLIDWGHEKILTITANNAATNTKAIEYVRKKINGWKDSNSVLGGVQMCNNPNLN